In Channa argus isolate prfri chromosome 15, Channa argus male v1.0, whole genome shotgun sequence, the DNA window CCGGTCCTCAGACTGTCCAAAGCGTCTGACAGTCCCCAGACTCCTCAGCATGGTGTCCAggctctggactctgaatccaggtCGGTCTTGTGCCACAGACACCGCCTGCTGACAGACCGACTGGCTAAATGGCCTCCAGGCCTGCTGGACCAAGCCCTGCGTCTAGGTCTGATGGAACCCAGGAAGAACTGCGTGGCTGGGAGCGAGGACCCAGTACTCGCTTTGGCTCGGAGACTGGGGCAGCTGGGtgaagggagggaggaaaatggtggtggtggtggtggtggggaaaTGGTGCTTCCGCTCCCTCAGTGCTCTTGTCATAGCGTCCTGGCCTCGGGGTCGGGGGTCATGGGGCCGGGCGAGGATCCGAGCGAGACCAGTGATGCCTTGCTGGTTCTGGAAGGTTTAGGTTCTGAAGAGGTAGTAGGACTGGGTGAGGGAGGGGACAGGGATGGAGGGGACTTGGGGAATGCCGAAAAAGGAGAAAGGGTGGGGAGAATTATTGCTGGGGGCTCTTCTGGGGGGACTCTGAGTGGTCTGATGCGGCAGGTCCACAAACTGGCGGAGGAGGCAGGGGTTTGCACTGATCAGAAGTGCCGATCCTCGCTAGCAGTCCTGGGTGCTGCAGTGTCTCTTCCCCCCTGTGCTGTCTCCCACACCTCCATCAGCAACACTCCAAACCCTTGCCTGTACCCCTATGTCTGCCCACAGGCCCCCCAGGCTGCAGCAGCCCTCAATGGTCCCCCCGACCCCCTCCCAAATTCAAATGCGGACCTAAACCCCCGTCCACAGCATCAGCACCAGTCCCGCTCGCAGCCCCAGAGCCGTGCCACCACCCCTAAACTTGGCGTAGCTTCAGGAGGCCGGTCCGCCTCCCCGCTGGTGGTACTAGAGGGGGAGCCGGAAGGAgtaggaggaggggggagggagggggagaagACTCCACGGGGGAAGTCGAGGAAAGGGGGTTCCTTAAAGGTCAGACTCAGCAAGCTATTCAGAACCAAGAGCTCCAGCGGTGGTTCAGGTGGACTGCTGGACAAGAGGCCGTCCCTGGCATCATCCACCTCATCTGGGGGGAGTCTGTTGGATGTGTGGGGGTCGACATGCAGCAACACGGAGCAGGACAGCAGCAGGTAAGAGGCCTGGGGGGGTTCACTTCAGGACTTAAGAGTGAATGAGAATATGCTTATTGTTTATTATAGCAATGAGGATGCTTATTGCCATGGAAACAAATGAAGAGAGTGGACAAAATAACAGGAGCAGTTTAATAAGAATAAATAGAATccagcagaaagacaaaaagaagtgAAGAAGTCGACACTTTCCTCTGTTgttacagaaatacagaaagaaaggaaCTGAATGTTTAGTTTTCCCAACACCAATATGAAACAGGATCAGTGTCCTCTCAGGTTTGAAATCATGAGCACTTTTCTTCAGAGCTGTTGATGGACAGAAGGTTAACTTGCAGCTGTTCTCAGAATCAACAGACATAGGGGAGGATATCATTGCAGAAAGTTTAGAGTGCACTGTCCcgactgtgtctctgtctgctctcaGGTGTTTTAGCAGCTTTCtggttttctattttaaaaatagtttaaaatgttaCCCTGAAATGTTCTGTTTCGGTTTTTATCTAATTAACAGAAAACCTTTCAACTGCTGTCGAAGAAACCTTCCTTTTTAGGATTAAAtacagaattattattattattattatttttacctcTAAAACAAAATAGATACTAACaaattgatttaattaaaacgtaatatatttttcatatgaAAATAGTAAGTCATTCTGGTGTCTGCATGGATTTACTGGTTTGTTGTGCTATTTCTTTTCCGATTGTTAGTTTCCGTTGTGTCAGGACGACCGCGGCAGATTTACACTTATGCTAATGTCAGTGTTGATTAATGTGAATTGTCCCATAGAAAGAAATAGTTTGTAGTTATCAGCTGTAAAATTAGTCAAATAATAACATGAGCTTACTTTTGTTGGATGCGGAGTTTAAGgtattcctgtttttttgtccACGCCACTGCCATATGGTAAGGCAAGTCTCTGatctaaaaaaatcaaacttcGGAGGACTTTCCAACTGTTGTCATAGCAATAAGCATCCTCGTTGCTCAAGACACATCAGAGATTAGTTGTTGCCTTGGAGACTGAGTGTGCCATCAACACCCTAAAGAGACGACAAATGTACGATGGTCCCTGCTAGTTAACATCTGTGGTAACCATGCCAACAGAAAAGCATCAGGATcccattttaatttgtttaatctttaccacaaagagaacagaaagttgtttttttaagagatttaagtgcataggaagatgtggaagagttcagttttcagcatttttttgaatatttgaataattttaacTGCAGCCCATAACCCCATAAATTAATATTCTGAAAATCATCATTATGGCTGACAGTTTATTAGACTCTTTTTACTGTCGTATTTGGTCACAGCAGCTTGTATGTTTCAGGAGTTAAGGACGGAAAATCCCACAGAGcaattttgcattttacagaTAATTTAGGTTTTTCTGAAGGTGCTGAATTAAGGCTCTTAATCAAAAGATTGTTGGCAAAATGTTTGACATAGAATTTAAAGCTTTAACACTGTAAAATCCAGTTTCTGATCTGGAAAagtgaaaaatcttttttttttcctccactcaGACGACCACAGACCAGGTCATAAAAAGAGCAAAGGTTTCAACCATCTGACACTGATTTTCGAACAGTTAATCAGGGTTTTTTTAGATGCACGTGTTCTGGACGACCAAAACCACGGATATGCTGTAAAgtagaaaatgcaaaatgtgataagttgcagtttagttgtaaagGAGCATGAATGAGCTGTTACCGTCAGGTGAAGGCACAGTGTTACTGTCTCTGTTCTCCTCTACTACTTTCACGTGTTCTACTGGTGATGGGATGTTTGCgttgttttatgtctgtgatTTTTATGATCTCCTTTGCGTGTTCATGTCTGACAGTTGCTACAGATATGAGAAGAATTtgtgaaaggataaaaaaacaagttcatgtCCTTCTTGAAAAATACTTCCCAGGGTTCCACTCAGCAACACCTATAGTCTGTTGAAGACAAACGTTTCCTGTTTATCTTGACAGTTTTTCCTCACTGAGGCGGTGGAGGGAGAACTTGTTCCAGTTTGTAGGGTTTTTGTTGAAGCTGGCTGTTAGTCACATGTTACAAAGAGAATGTGATCAAGCCAACAGTGTTACAGAAAGAAGGTTTGATGAACATATGATGGTTGTTGAGAACTATATAGTTTTTGCAGGTTTAAAGTGTTTCTGGATTTACTCCTGACGTGAACGAAACCTTGTTTCATGCTCACTAACATTTCATTTAAGCTCTGTTTATGATCGTCCATCTGTGGTTCCTGATGGTTGGTTTTAATGATTTGACTTATTACATATGTCTGAGCTGTGCAAGCAGGTGCAGGAAACTTGGTGGTTTGTTGTAAGAGCTGATTCATTGGTTAAGTCACCTCCCTCTGAGTTTTCACTTCCCCCCAAAAACTAGTTTTTCAGCTCTCCGTAACAGAGTGGACTCGTGAGGATGATGACGATGAAGCAGCTGCAGTAATTCTCTGGTTTCTCTGTCTCCATTAGGCTGCAGGTGTCCAGACCCCACAGTGCCTTCTCTCCGGTGCCCTTCACTCCTCCTTTCACCGGTGAGTCTTTGAGGTATTTTTACCCGACTTTGTCTGTCAGCTGGTTTTCAGGGACACAGCAGCCTCACTTTCCCCACACTGTGAACTGAGACGTCTGTATTGTTGTGGTTCTTTTGGCAGCGTTCGACAGCATTTTGTTGGCTCTGAATCCAGTATAGAATGAAAGTCAAATCACTTATGTGATGTGATGAAGTGGTTAGTCcataaatgagctgattttgcTTGGTGCTTTTTAAGAACACAATTAGTCAAATATTGCACAGTTATCTTCCTGCTTTACAGCTCCATGATAatgtcaattaaataaataatttaattctaTAGAACAAACTCACTGAATAAATGTTCTTACATCGAAGACATAAAACCTGTTTAATAACCATTTACATCATAAGGCCACAGTTCCACCAGTAAGTTCCTGGTACTTTCTTCCCAGGAACCAGCAACCTTCTCTGGGTGAAAGGTGTGATTTGCATTTCACACTAGGACCAAAGCCCCGGTAAGATTGAGCAAATTAGCTGCTGATGTATCAAAAGCTTGACAGTTGGTTGCTTTTTACAGCAGGGCTTTAAAGATGCCAGTCATGGAGTGTCCTGAATGCCAAGGGGTTACAGGTACAGCTGTCACGTAACAGCATCCTGGGTTCGAGTGCAGTTGAAGACCAGGCAGTTTGCTGCCTGTCTCCGTTTGTCTTCTCCCATGTTAACTGTCTCCTGTCTACTTCAGCTTAttgaataaagacaaacaacctCCCAGAAAAATGAAATGCCAGGTGTGGGTTTGACCATTCAGGACTCCAGACCTTGCCCCGATAGTTCCTGGACCTTCAGAAAGTATGACCAACCAGAGACTACTCCATAGCTCCTTAAGTAATTAGAAACTAAGGTTGTTTGCAAACCCAAAGTTCCTGTGGTGGAAACTGGACTAAGaacatcttcttcttctgttgaaCTGAACTAACATTTCCCAGCTTCTCTCTAACACattcttttcctgtgtgtgtgtgtgtgtgtgtgtgtatgtgtgtgtgtgtgtgtccaggtgaGACGGTATCTCTGGTTGATGTGGATATTTCTCGGAGGGGGGGTAACTCTCTTCATCCCCCAACTCCTCCTCCCCCACCCAGAAGAAGCCTCAGTTTACTTGgtacttcttctttttcttcttcctcttttccatCATCTTCcgatttctgttttcatttcttcttttgtgttcATCCTACTATGAATCACTTTTTACTTAACACAAAGTCAAATTTATCTCCACAGTCTGATTTATGGCAacgtctgttttttttaaatcagtagaATTAAAATCCGCTGACCAAAACCTtactgagggggaaaaaacaccCAGTAGATGTTATGtgcaataatataaatatataaatattgggACAGTAACACATTTAATCTGGTTCTGTGTGTGACGgctaaataaaacaatcaatcTATGTTTAAAGTTtggactttttaaaacttttaagaTAAGATTTGgtcaaaaaaaacattgaactgTGGAGGAATTGCAGGCGTTTAGTTTTACAGCTATATTATTGATATTGACTGCTGATATGAATGAGAGTGAAGCTCTATCAGGTTGTTGGGAGTTCAGTAGTAACCCTGAAGTGTAGGCAGCAAACTGCACTAAAGACAGTAAAGACCACCAAATAATCAGCATAAACCACCAGCTGAAGgttctgtgttgtctgtgcAGTGACTCACAGTtggcaaatgtttttctctgactGTCCAGATGATTTTGGTGGTCCTCCTCAGCAGCAGGGTCCCTTTATGGAGCGAAGTGTGGGGGCGTCGATGCAGTCTCTGCCTCCCCGACCGCTGGCCCTGCCCCCCTCCCTTAGCACCATCCAACACAGCCTGAGTCTCAACGGTAACACGGTTTTAGGGGACACTATGACATGAtgcctcacacacagacatttttacagACACTAATCCTttcatttctcttctctgtgtGCATCAGACACCTTCCTGCGTGGTTTACCGAGGCCGGTCCCTCTGCGTCCAGACAgccaccaccccccaccccgACTCGCACCCCGATGCCCCCTCAGTCGACCTGATGCAAGCAGCTTCGCCACCAGCCTCAGAGAACTGGAAAAGGTCTGAGGCCTCGTAACCTTTGTTTAAAAGGAGGCAGcatcaaacatttgtttatacatttacaaaaaatccTATTCTTACTTAAAAACAGGGATTATATTACAATAACACAGTAAAGCcgagcatttttttaatgtagttaGTTACTGATGATGCGGAATTCTGAACTGAAAGTGTTTAGAATAACTATTTACATTCATGTTTCCTCTGACCTGTCATGTGACCCAGATAACAGTTGGGTCTAGTGCAAATTTCTGTTGGTCAATTCATCATGATTAACCACAGAAAATGTGTAATTgattagttattttatttttagttgatTTACAGCCCTGGTTCTAATCTAAATTGAGCCTTTTCGTGTCTCAAATTTTTCacttaaatttagattttttaaaaaaacctctcaatatttatgtaaaaatggTTTGTctcaatttcttgtttttttttcttcaaaaatccCTTTACATTTAAGCAAAATTTAATATTAGTTTTGAAATgtggactttttattttttcaatttatacTTTCAGTTACTGGCAGAACTTGGTCTCCATGATTTTAGAAAAAAGTATTTGGAGCGAGTTTGGATATGTCTTAGTGGACGGGGATGgactaaagtgtgtgtgtgtgtgttttagtgtggtTGGTACTGGGGGCCGATGAACTGGGAGGATGCAGAAATGAAGCTGAAGGGGAAACCTGACGGATCCTTTCTGGTTCGGGACAGTTCAGATCCTCGATACATCCTGAGTCTGAGCTTCAGGTCTCAGGGAGTCACACACCACACTCGCATGGAGCACTACAGAGGTAACACACAGGTTTCAAACAGCTAAAACTCACTGTGTTATTTGTCTGAGATTTAGCATAGCTTCATCTATGGATTCTGAGCAAATCCGTGTTATAAAAACGTCATTGGCCTGAGTATGCAAATCAACATATCACATAACCAGTAAGACATACTGAGTGTAAAATGCTGATCATATGATGAAGATTATCAGCTTTTATGAAGCTGGATGTTTGACACTGAAACTGCAGTTTTAAAGACAGAAAGTTGCAGGTTTAAGGCTGGTTACTGAATATGGATACAAAACTGGGTCGGGTTTCAGTTTGGGAATCAATGACTGGAGAAGAAAATGTTGGCAGTCCATAGCGGTGTTCATGATGTTTTAGAGGAAAAAAGTGTAGAGTCTGTTGTCAGGATCCAGTTTTTAATCACTAACTGATTACATCCAGTATTGGCACAGTTTCCACTGCATAATAATGTCCACTGGTTTTCTCcagtggtaaatggtaaataaatggtaaatacatTATCCAGTGATAATGTATTTGGATGATTTTCAGACCTGCTGAAGTTCCAAACCTGAAAACTAGAGGGAGGCATTAGACATCTGTGCAGCAAACAGTGACATTACACATGAACTATACACTGAGGAGTCTGTCTGCTAAAGTTTTCTCTCTAACTTTATCATATGGTTAAATACGTATGGGCTCAAAAACACTAGGATGTGTCTCACTTATAGGTTTCTAAAGCTTTGCATGTCTGTATCAGCTGTGATGACAGAAACATGCTTTCTCCTCATCCTGCAGGAACCTTCAGTCTGTGGTGTCATCCCAAATTCGAGGATCGTTGCCACTCTGTGGTTGAGTTCATAGAAAGAGCCATCATGCACTCCAAGAATGGAAAGTTCCTCTACTTCCTGCGCTCCAGAGTCCCAGGTAACAACCAGCCAATAACTTCTCACCTGTCTGCAGGTATCTGTACATGTACGGCATTAAACTGCAACGAAGTTTAATATTCTGTATTAGTACATTTAATTACTGTGATTAATctgaataattgtttttctaatttaattcaATTGTGCCAATtgacaaagtcatctcaaggtactCTACAtgataaagtcaagactataaagatgtatagaaaaaacccaacaattcccccttgaacaagtcctaggcaacagtggagaggaaaaattccTTTAGgaggagaaacctccagcagaaccaggctcagggtgggcggccatctccCTTGACTGGTTGCACCATGTAATTTCAAATTgatcattttattacaaaaacaagaAGATTTTGTGTCTGGTCTTCAGGTCTGCCCCCGACCCCTGTCCAGCTCCTGTACCCGGTCTCCAGGTTCAGCAGTGTCAAATCTCTGCAGCATCTCTGTCGCTTCTGCATCAGACAGCTGGTTCGTATTGACCACATCCAGGAGCTGCCGCTGCCCACGTGAGTAGACGTTTGTGTCTGAAACAACCTTGACATCAAAGTTTATGCTAAAATACAGTTTCCTTAGCAACAGAACTAAATGTAACAATACGCAACCTTATTTATTGTGAAGGTTTTGGCTGCAGtacaagtactgtacttaagtgcagttttaaagtttttcttctttccctttgcAATTTCATCAAGTTATGAAATTAATGTAGTTCagtaaaagtaacatttcaCAGAGAGGTGTTGTAAAGGGTAGAGTAGCAGGAAATGGACATACCTTCTGAAAACTGCATCTGTACTTAATTCTTTATAGTAGAGTCATAAAACAGCATTAATAAATGAGTTACTATTAATTACATCATCTTTAACCGTTAATTAATGGTGCCACATTTACCTTTAAGTAAAACCAGAGTTTGTCCAAAATTTAGGCCATAAACTTCACTATGTGCTATTATGCTAGTATTAGCTGCAGGGAAATTTTAATCATCACCACTCATGTGACTTACTTATGCTAAATAATAAGATGTAATATAGCATGTCTAAGAATTTCTCCTTATGTCTTCTAAAACCTAGAATGTTGACTTTACTTATTAAATGTACATTCCATGtaatgttatgtatttattctAAAAGAATTAGCCCGTAATATGAACTTAAGgaactgaatgtgtttttgttttctctgggtGCCCTCACTGTCTAAAGGCCTCTGATTGCCTACCTGAGGAAGTTTTATTACTATGACCCAGAGGAGGAGATCAATCCGACACTGAAGGAGaggggggggctggagccaagCAGCCAGTCAGGGGTCGAATCCCAAACGTAGCACTGAAGCCTGATGACAATGTGAGTACCACTTCAATATGTACGCAGCCAGCTTTAACATGGAGTTCATGTTGTAGATGCTTAAACAtctgataaaaacattttaattcacgagaaacacaaaatgaggaCAGAGATCCAAAAGTGTCACACAGGGCCCCATTTTTCATACGTGTATCAAAAGCTTAGCTGGACAGTTACCATGAGTCATGTTAAACTTGTTATCCTAAAAACAGGTCCCCAATCTCAAAACTATGCAGGATGTGGTTTGTTCTCAGGTTTAATTACTCTGTCCcttagagataaagtcagagaggccagattgaggtggtttggacatgttcagaggagaaactgtgaatatatcggtagaaggatgctgactACATGGCTGATTACAACGCACCCAAACACAAATGGGTTACTCTTCTGAAGTGacttgatttataaaaaaaaaataaaaacaaaacagaaacacagcgtCCCCGAACCAGACAAGAGGATGACAGACAGAACCGTcccaaagacatttttctgGAAACAAGACCCAAATAtctaaagttcttttttttgaaTCAGACAGTTTACAGCTAAAATTGAACTTGAACTCTGTGTTAAAAATAGAGTTAAtctcacaaacaaaataaattaagtgtttcaaaaactaaaactgatcaTTTGTAGTAAtgaaaacctctttttttttttttttgctccagtTCTTTGATTTTCTATTTCACTTGATCACTGATGGACATTCAAACATTCATACTGGATCAGACTGCGACCAATCATCTCCCTCCGCTCAGTCCTGTATTCGGGCAGGTTTCAGATGATCCACCCTCCTCagaattctctgattggttcatGGGGAGGGACAGGGGATGTGGAGACTCTGCCTCTCTTTGATGTCATCACTGAGCAActggaaaacaggaaacaccAGTGTTAGCAAAGACACTGAAAACTCTACAAGAAAATAAACGCCAGAGACTTGGTGCGAAGAGAAGCTGTCGCCTCCAGGATCCTCCTCTTCCAAcactgaactgttttttttttttttttttttttttttactgaattcagaacattcacaaacacactggaGGTCTTTCTCAACTCAGAATACCCTAAATCAGATTCTCAACTGTTCGATTCTATTACACTGTTAAAGGTACGATTAGTTTTGCACCTTTAGGACAAAAACTCTGTCCACTTTAGTGAGTTTTCATAAGCTAAGTGGTTACTGCCCAAAAGAGCCGGAAGCCAGGAGCAACTatgtcttcagtgtcttctataaaacctgtggtttgtggacgactgcccaaccacctgagctacagcttGTTAtgcttgtttaattttgtaTGACCGAgttttgtgggtgtttttttttttgttgtttctttaaatcGAACTCATTTCTGTGATGGTGTATGGTCATTTTAATCATGTCAGACTATTTGATTCTAAGTTGAATAGGGATGATGAACTACTTTAAAGAGTGAAATGCTAAAGCTAACAGCATTTTGACAAAGCTCAGTTTTTCCTTGTACAAGCGCTACGACAACAGGTGGGTAGAAATAAACAGTATTTACAAGTCTAAAACTTTCAGTCACAGAAACTGACaagctttttagtttttaagcaCCAActatatgttttcacttttccttTGATATCTTTGGGcagctttaattacattttccaacagaaaaagctaaattagGCTCATTGGTCTGACCTCTTGTGTGTCTTTAGGTGTCTCATGGGTCTCTCCTGCTGTTCATAAGAGTCAAACTCTACTAAGAATGATTGtagcattgttttttaattttgacagTGTAAAGGAGGCTTAAGCAGCAAACAAGCACTTTGAACTAAACTAGGGTCTTTAGCCTGGTAATGGAGAAATAACAATATAGTTTCAGTTTCAGGTACAGTTTGGGTTTTTGTCTCATCAGGAACTTTACCCTGCAGTTTGACATTTAAGTTCTGAGGCTAAAGAAACCTAAACCAAACTTATGTCTATTTTCgtagcattttaaaaagtactggGTCATAATTTAAAGATCATCAATATGAAGTAAATGCTCAAGTACAAGTACAGCAACACAAATCAAACTATCAGGGAAAATTAagtctcattttgtttttacatttgtcaatGATTGTGATGTAATTCTTTGAGACATTATTGCACTGTATAATAAGTTGTAAGAAACTGGATCCTAGAGGCGACCAGCTGCACTGACAATTGTGGCAATATTACcaaaaaatttgaaaagcagAGATTTGCAGTGAAAACTACTGGACTGTGTCACTGGAACAAACTGGTGTTTGCATGGACTGGACTTTAATTGATTCAGACACTGGTACTGAGTGAGTTATGTCCCAGCAGAGACTGGGAACCATGGAGCTCAGACCAGAGCTCCCTGTGGGGACACTTCCATGATGTCAAAACAGTGAAGGGGGCGGACAAATAAGTATTTATACTGCACACTGAAGGACTGGAGACCTGCTCAGACCTGAAagatgaaatgtgaaatggtATTTTTAGTGTGGAGGAAAAGTGAAGTCATAATCTGTCATCTTtggtaaaaactgtttttgtgcagTCCACTGTTAATAAAACAGTGTGGTATGGACTTTGTCTGCAAGTAAAACTTTTATCTTTGTCTTGTAAAGCCACTGCATATTAAGCATTAATACTCTTCTGGTACTGACTTAAACATGTTAGTATATCAAAAGCAATACAAGAAATGAAAGATTGAATCTGCTCAGATTTATAATCCTATTGAGTTTCTCTTTGATCAGATGCTTccttaaattcttttttttaaattcaatcttATATTTAATCAAACAAAGGATTCTagagaaaaaatatttccaaGCAGTGGTCCGAATCTACCTTCCACTAACAAAGATCTCATGTCTACCTCTCTTGCCAGCCATCATGCGGCCTGACACCATCTAAACCAACCAGTCTACCCCATCTTGATTATACATTACGCAAACCTAAAGCATCTTTTGCTACCTCGACTTAGCAAGCCACTAgaccaggggtctcaaactcaaattacctgggggCCGCAGGAGGAAGAGTCTGGGTGAGGCTGGGCCGCATCAggtattccaaaaaaaaaaaaaaaaaagtttatcttcttaaacatcactactaacagttctttaacttcaatgggTTTTTCTGACCATGGCTTCTATTGCCTACTTCTTGCTGCCAGGgtcctggcagcgcttcctctcacttagctgagccacatttggcttgaacgaggaagcagttgagaccctcagtatgaTTTGAAGATGATagtaagtctggacctgtacttggacttattgaagttcaagttTGAGAACTTTTCACACAAATATGGTGAGTGAATGAAGACAGAGGATCACTTCCTTTCTCTGATTCAAGTGAActacatgcacgcacacaatGATGGGGTGCACATTAGGTATTGTAGAAAGTACCAGGGTAGCTGACGCAAAAAAAGGCGACTGCTACCAggcttcctctttgataaaacatatagttagttatagttatgctgctataggcttagactgctgggggacccaccccccgatgcactgagcccctttcttcctcttgtccctctctcctctcctctcaccccacaattgtcaccactgtatgacagtaactctgtgttttctcccgtagttgtctttgtccttctctgtccctttctgcaggtgtccccggctttggagctgtttgtcttccagtgtgcggttactggtcctaccaacctgcccgatgttttgttgttgcttttatgctctgttcttttctctctccactttccactcacttttcaaacacaatgtcaaaccagCCTCAGGGGCTGGCGTCATCATAGCCAGAATGTGATTGATGCATCTCTGTTGGTTGTGATACAGGTAGTTGATCAAATCAACATTCTTGTTGGATGTGCACCACCAGCAAAGGGAGGACTCAAATCCTGCTGAATTTTTGGTTGCAAGCCTTGTATTCATTTGGGATTCCCCCTGGTACTCCGATGTCATCAATATATACTTCGGTGTCGAATGAGCATAGAAGTTTCTGGAGTGCTCGTCTCAAGCAATGGTGTGGTGTAGTAGACCAGTGTACAATGTCTGAGGCCCCTGCTGGGAGTATGTGTATTTCTTGGGCCAGCATGACAAGAGTACACACTCCTGTCCAGTTAGCTGGGAGAGATCTAGTTGGCTTGCCACACGTCCAGTACACATCCGGCATAGGATTGAATCCTGCATCAAAAGCATCTCTTTTGTAGCCCCTGCCATAAACTCCATCTTCAATAGTTTCCTTGGCGACTTCAGAGCTCTGTGAATGTCCAGGTTTAAGTGGTGGGTAGAgggtatttgtttttgtgcagttcAGTGGTGTGATGCCTACTGACATGTTTCCATAGGTCCGATGGAAGCAGACAAACTTAGCTTGCAGTGCAGGCTTGATGTGGTTTAGTGTggagagaaggggagaggagAAAAATGCTTCCACTCTTTTGTTCTGAGTGGGTACAGCTGTGTAGGATTTTCCATCGTTGGGCACCAGATGTCGCCTTTGTCACCTTCCTGTATTCACCCTTCTTGACATTTGTTGGAGCTTGAAGTGCGGGCTGAGCCCAATCTGCACTTTTCCCCCCTCACCGGGGTGAACAATTCAGGGGACAAATTTGACTGTCTGTACCTTGCTGGTTGTTTTCCACGGTGGTTGTTTCCTTGTCTAGTCGATGTTCTTCTGGGTGTAATTCCTTTCCTGATTCAGGTGTGGGGATCTTCTTGCAATGGCTGGCGTGGACCCACGTGGCGCGTCCCTCCACCTTCAC includes these proteins:
- the LOC137099781 gene encoding suppressor of cytokine signaling 7-like isoform X3, giving the protein MNDAQQEMSPDFVLMRLVSAAEYDRLDEPEDLMSGGGGFGPVKAVLGHHGGGFDLDPSGPSAGLGSASPHYSSPLPGKGELDGGLVLTQAQPGSEAPLSPPPPEDFAVAAQRFVDFQVPHGSGGHGSRAQLMVFQNLLRSGDRILECGLEQPPPGFLQEEAERQRQPLDCGSSSGPGSTTAGPGPGGGKDPISHCIPSAEENLQLQRPQLLQWHPVLRLSKASDSPQTPQHGVQALDSESRSVLCHRHRLLTDRLAKWPPGLLDQALRLGLMEPRKNCVAGSEDPVLALARRLGQLGEGREENGGGGGGGEMVLPLPQCSCHSVLASGSGVMGPGEDPSETSDALLVLEGLGSEEVVGLGEGGDRDGGDLGNAEKGERVGRIIAGGSSGGTLSGLMRQVHKLAEEAGVCTDQKCRSSLAVLGAAVSLPPCAVSHTSISNTPNPCLYPYVCPQAPQAAAALNGPPDPLPNSNADLNPRPQHQHQSRSQPQSRATTPKLGVASGGRSASPLVVLEGEPEGVGGGGREGEKTPRGKSRKGGSLKVRLSKLFRTKSSSGGSGGLLDKRPSLASSTSSGGSLLDVWGSTCSNTEQDSSRLQVSRPHSAFSPVPFTPPFTGETVSLVDVDISRRGGNSLHPPTPPPPPRRSLSLLDDFGGPPQQQGPFMERSVGASMQSLPPRPLALPPSLSTIQHSLSLNDTFLRGLPRPVPLRPDSHHPPPRLAPRCPLSRPDASSFATSLRELEKCGWYWGPMNWEDAEMKLKGKPDGSFLVRDSSDPRYILSLSFRSQGVTHHTRMEHYRGTFSLWCHPKFEDRCHSVVEFIERAIMHSKNGKFLYFLRSRVPVISRYST